Below is a genomic region from Brassica oleracea var. oleracea cultivar TO1000 chromosome C9, BOL, whole genome shotgun sequence.
CACATTTGGGTCGATCACTGCTCTCTCGGATACTGTTCCGACGGTCTCATCGACGTCATCCTTGCGTCAACGGCCGTTACGATCTCCAACAACTACTTTCATCACCACGACGAAGTTATGCTCTTAGGCCATGACGACCGGTAAAAAAAATAACAACCCGCAAAAAGTCCTTTGGTTTTGTATGTTTTTAAATTAAAGCGTAAAAGTTTTGGATTTATCAATTTAACCCAATTTGTTTTGTGGCATTTGTATTGGAAAGGTATACGGCGGACACGGGGATGCAGGTGACGATTGCGTTCAACCATTTTGGAGAGGGGCTCGTGCAGAGGATGCCACGGTGTAGACATGGCTATATTCATGTGGTGAACAATGATTTCACTGCATGGGAGATGTATGCAATTGGTGGAAGTGCTAACCCTACGATCAATAGTCAGGGTAATCGTTACACCGCGCCTATTAATCCCAATGCTAAAGAGGTAAACGTTTATTAATCCATATATTTATCCCAACAAAATATACTCAAAAATGATTTTACAAGAAAAATACAAGCATTTTGAAAAAATGATTTGAATATATTCCTCAGGTCTGAAGAGTAACTATTATATTAATCCATTTATCTTTCTTTTTTTGTGCAACATATTAATCCATCTATCTATGCCAAAAGATATAGTAAACCAAAATCTTGCAAAAGTAAATAACCAAACATTTTGAAAGATGACAGTCTCTCTCTTTGAGACTGGATATGTATTGGTGGGGACACTTTGTTTTTTCTTGCTGACGTGTCTGAAATAGTGGGCCATTAGCGCCTAGTCCCACGCGCCGGCAGGAGTCTTGTTTGCCGGTTACGATTATTTTGTCTTTATAACGTTGACGCCGTCACAGGTGACGAAGCGAGTGGACACAAACGAGAAACACTGGGCGAAATGGAACTGGAGGACGGACGGAGACGTTATGGTTAACGGAGCGTTTTTCGTGCCGTCAGGTGACGGAGTCAGTCTAGCGTACGCCCGAGCCACCAGTCTTCAGGCAAAAGCCGCTGGATTCATTGACCAGCTAACGGTCAATGCCGGCGTTTTCGGCGATCCCAGGTATTATATGATTTTTTTTTTACTGTATTGCTCCATCTACCCAAACAAGCATCTTTCCTATTACTGTTTTGCTAGTATTCTTTATTGATTTTTTTTTGGGTCTAACTTTATTGATTTCTTGTTAAAATAATATTCACATTTTATAAAAAAAATAATTTATCTGAGGAACGTATATACCTAATTAATCCCTTTATTTTTATGAGAAAATTAAGTAATTTATGATAAAAATGATCATTGATTCTTCACTAAACTGATTATATATTTATGATAAAAAACTATTTTCTTAGAGTAAATATCTTTTTCAGTTTTATATTTTTCTGACGCCAAGATGTATGTATATGCATGTCATAAAATGTTTTGGATATCAAATAGTTAGTGCGCGTTACACATCAAAGTGTTACGACAATTCCGAAATGGGAACAGAGAAAACCATGACGTTAACATGAACATGCATAAAGCTTTTCTCTATTCATTTTTTTGTTCTTTGCATGTTAAGAAAATATTATCTTTTGCCCCTTTTTGAAAAAAACCTCACACGTGCGTAGCGTGTGGATCGGAGATCTAAACTTCTAAAAGATGAAAAACCCAAAAGCCTTTCTATAGTGTCTAATCTATATGCTTTTCTTGATGCTTTGTCGTATTTCCTCTACTACATGCACAAATTGAATTACCTATCAAAAATATTCATTTCCTTATTACCATTTCTTCAGCAAATTAGGGTTTGGTGGTTGTCTTTGTTTGAAGATATGGTATATCCTTAAAACCAAACAACAGAACGATAACTATAAAATAAAAAGATCCATGTCCTTATTAGCAAGTTCTTCGCTAGTTTAAGTTTGGTGGTTCATTGTTTAGCAACTTGGTATATATCTAAACCCCACATATTGGAAGAACTTTAAGAAGAAGATAAAAAATATTCATTTCCTTGTGAAATAGCTCTTCACACATTTGAGGTGGGAACTCACATTTAGGGTTTGTTGGTCATCGGTTCTAATGGACCGATAAATTTGACTTTATAAATGGATTGGTGATAAGACATATATATATATATATATATATATATATGTATCCATAATAAAGTGGGTTCATAGAATCATATTTCGTAATATATTCTTGAATCATCTGCTTTCCAGCAAAAAAACAATACCTAGATGGACCTTTTCGAAGACTGTATAATATATAGATTCGATCTACTTACAGGATGTGGAATAAACAGTCATAATACGTATATATTATACGTACCTCCATCACCTACTTGGTGCTGCAATTGATCTTTTTGATATTTAAATTGATAAAAATTTACATTTGACCCTCTTTTGCAAAGTTAAAGTATGTAAGAATGATGCGGATTCGCTTAGTCGTCTTGTTGTCAGAAATTCGATATTCCTTGTCAAACTACTTTAGAAGGCAGCTAAATATTTTTCACTCGTCACAATATTTTGTTTGAAATACTTAAATATATTTAGGGAAAAAAAACTTCCACTTTTATTTGATAGGACTAGAAGTGAATCTTAACGTAAAGTCGTAAACTCTTGCATGTGAAGAATTTTTTATGTGAAACATGCATGTGATGGAACAACTTGTTTCGTCTTTACTCCCTCTTTTGAGCTTTTTACGTTGATTCGTCCATTTTGATCAAAGGCTCATGTCACTGTTAGTATCCAATGACACAACACATTCAGATGAGTCGTAATTATAAATAAGATATTGTTATTATGATGATTATAATTGTTGATGATATGGTTTGGTGGTACAGTGGGAGAAACGGCCAAGGAGGAGGTTTTCCCGGAATCACTGACGGTGGTGGGACCATCACACGCGGCTACAGTAAAGGTGGACCCGGCGGTGGCGGCAGCGACAGCGATGGTGGCCTTTTCTCAATGATATTCGGTAGTAATACAAATGCGGCGGCGGCAGCTTTGAGGCCGGGACAAGTCTGGTCGATTTTGTTCATTATCTTATTAAATTGGTATTTTTCAAACCATAGGAGATGATATTGGTTCACGAGGTTTTATTATTTATTTAACAGTACAAAACAAGGGAATACAAAAAAATACATATATGTACACCACACACCCGTTTGCAAAATTGTAGATATATGGTGGAAATATATAAAATATTTTGGGGGCTTTATGAATTGGCTGGAGGAATCTTTTTAACACTATTTTAGTTCTCTATTTTTTCATTACTATTTCTCGAATTGGCTCTTTCTTCTCTTTGAAATTATAATATTGTACATGAGTTTGGTACCTAGTCAACGTCAAGAAGCTTATATTCTTCCGTCTTCTGTCATTAACTAATTTTTACAAAACAAAAAATGATGTTGCAATAAGAAAACATCCGAGTAGGAGTGTGAAGATTGTGAAACTGTCAATAAATCAAAATGTGATGGGTCAAAATAATCACTGCTAGTAAGCATCCATAGTAGATAAAGGGAATGAAAATGAAACTCCGATATGTCACAAAAGTCAAAAGAGCCTACATAACCAGTCCTTGATGAGCCTTTAGTCACGGCCATAAACAAACCTAATAGTTTTTCAAGCCTCGAGGGTCATTAACAATAACAAGAGAAAGCCCACAAAAGACTAAAAAGAGATACACTTCGTAGCGTTTCAACTAAACATGGGCTTAGAGCCTTAGACTAGAGAGATGGCGAGACGTACTTACAAGTCACTTCAGGACTTTTTATTACCATCCGGATTTTTTTTTGGCTCCGGTTCACCACGCAGAGCCACTTGATGACGATGCTCCTGCATTTGTCTTGCCCCCCCATGCATTATCAGCTTCTCCACTCGTTTTAACATCATCACTTGGCTTTTTGCCCCAACCATCATTGTTGTTTCCTGCATTTTCCTGATCGTTAGCGGTGGTTCCCCAAGCTGCTGCTGCTTTGTTTTCATTGCTTGGTTTGTCACCAGCACCAGCAATGGTTTCCTTCTTTGAGTTACTACCCCAGGCTCCACCAGCATTGGTTTCTTTCTTGGAACTAGTATCCCAGCTACCCCAGTTTCCACCAGCTGATGATGAATCAGATGGCTTTGCACTGTTTGAATCCTCTCCCCATCCTTTTTTCCAGTCTGATCCACCACTCTGGTTGCTCTTCCAAGTGGTGTTTTCTTGATTGTCTCTCTTCCAGCCAGATGATTCAAACGAGCGTCCTCCTCCATCTCTACCTGATTGGTTTCTACCTCCGCGGAAACCTCCTCGGAATCCCCCTCCTCTTCTTCCTCCAAACCCACGACCACCACTCTGTTCTCCCCACGGTTTAGAACCGCCATCATCTTGTTTGGACCAGCTTTGTCCTCCACCACCATCGTTGTTCTGCTTACCCCAAGCAGAACCACCACCACCACCCTGTTGACCCCAGCTTGAACCGCCGCCACCACCAGCATCATTTTTCTTCCCCCAGCTAGAGCCTCCGCCGTCACTGCCTTGCTTTCCCCAGCTCGATCCACCACCAGCATTATTCTCTTGACCAAAGCTTGAACCACCACCACCAACATCACTTTTCTTTCCCCAGCTAGAGCCTCCCCCATCACTGCCTTGCTTTCCCCAGCTTGAACCGCCACCACCAGCATTATTCTCTTGACCCCAGCTTGAACCACCACCATCACTTTCCTTCCCCCAGCTAGAGCCTCCTCCATCACTGCCTTGCTTTCCCCAGCTTGAACCACCACCACTAGCATCATTTTTCTTCCCCCAGCTAGAGCCTCCGCCATCACTGCCTTGCTTACCCCAGCTGGATCCACCACCAGCATCCTTCTCTTGACCCCAGCTTGAACCGCCACCACCAGAATTATTCTGCTTGCCCCAGCTAGATCCACCACCAGCATCATTATCTTTACTCCAGCTTGAACCGCCGCCACCACCAGCATTATTCTGCTTGCTCCAGCTAGATCCACCACCAGCATCATTATCTTTACCCCAGCTTGAACCGCCTCCACCATTGTCTTGCTTACCCCAGCTTGAACCGCCACCACCACCTGGTTTACTCCATGGAGCTTGATCCTGAAACATTCCAAATGTACAAATATGAGAGAGTTCAACATACTACAAAAACAGTAACAACAAAAGTTTTTCTTTCAAACTAACCTCCGAATGACCAAAGGATCTTCCCCTCCCAAACTGATCCCTACCACCTCGACGACCGCCACCTCTTCTACCACCAAACCCACGTCCTCCCCTATCAAATGTTTGTTCTGAGTACCCTCCATCATCCTTTTTACCCCACGAAGATCCCCCATCGTCCTTTTTGGCCCAAGAAGAACCACCATCTTTGTTCCCCCAAGAAGATCCACTCTCAACCTTTTTACCCCAAGACGATCCTTCATCCTTATTACCGTCATCCTTTTTGCCCCAAGACGATCCTCCATCATCCTTGTTACAGTCAACCTTTTTACCCCAAGCTGATTCTCCATCATCCTTGTTACAGTCAACCTTTTTACCCCAAGCTGATCCTCCATCATCCTTATTACCCTCAACTTTTTTGCCCCAAGATGATCCTCCATCATCCTTATTACCCTCAACCTTTTTGCCCCAAGAT
It encodes:
- the LOC106316056 gene encoding probable pectate lyase 5 → MVAHERFHILQKPTCIWIIWVCLLVSLSIHGRASYSYTSPATISTSSSNLSLPHQHPFPEDIVLNVQRKLNDSLHRRNLLTYQQGDGDTTSSAPIPSCITGNPIDDCWRCDPNWSQNRQRLADCSIGFGQGTLGGKGGRFYLVTDSSDDDAANPIPGTLRHAVIQPEPLWIVFSGDMGIRLRHELIVGSYKTIDGRGANVQITGHGCLTIQQVSHVIIHNVHVHHCKPSGNTLVASSPTHVGFRGASDGDGISVSASHHIWVDHCSLGYCSDGLIDVILASTAVTISNNYFHHHDEVMLLGHDDRYTADTGMQVTIAFNHFGEGLVQRMPRCRHGYIHVVNNDFTAWEMYAIGGSANPTINSQGNRYTAPINPNAKEVTKRVDTNEKHWAKWNWRTDGDVMVNGAFFVPSGDGVSLAYARATSLQAKAAGFIDQLTVNAGVFGDPSGRNGQGGGFPGITDGGGTITRGYSKGGPGGGGSDSDGGLFSMIFGSNTNAAAAALRPGQVWSILFIILLNWYFSNHRR